Genomic DNA from Microbacterium sp. NC79:
TCGGTCACGATGAACGTGTCACCGGCGCGCGGCACAGAGTTCAGACCCTGCACCTGGACGGGACGCGACGGGTATGCCTCGTCGACAGCCTCGCCGTTCTCGTCGATCATGGCGCGAACGCGGCCATAAGCGGTACCAGCAACAATGGCGTCGCCGACGCGCAGGGTTCCGGACTGGATGAGCACGGTTGCCACCGAACCACGGCCCTTGTCGAGCTTGGCTTCAATAGCGACACCACGGGCGTCCTTGTTCGGGTTTGCGCGGAGGTCAAGACCAGCGTCAGCCGTCAGCAGGACAGCGTCAACCAGTTCCTGGATACCGATGTTGTTGCGCGCCGAGACGTCAACGAAGATGACATCTCCACCGTATTCTTCGGCAACCAGACCATACTCGGTCAGCTGCTGACGAACCTTGGCGGGGTTTGCCTCTTCCTTATCGATCTTGTTGACTGCGACCACGATCGGCACATTAGCTGCCTGAGCGTGGTTCAAAGCCTCAACCGTCTGCGGCATGATACCGTCGTCGGCCGCGACAACGAGGATCGCGATGTCAGTGACCTGAGCACCACGAGCACGCATAGCGGTAAACGCCTCGTGACCCGGGGTGTCAATGAACGTCACTGCACGTTCGATGCCTTCGTGCTCGGTCCAGATCTGGTACGCACCAATGTGCTGCGTGATGCCGCCGGCTTCGCCCGAGACCACATTGGTCTGGCGAATGGCGTCGAGCAGGCGGGTCTTACCGTGGTCAACGTGACCCATGACGGTGACAACCGGCGGACGAATCTCGAGATCTTCGTCGTCTTCTTCAGCCAGCTCGCTGTCAAGGTCAAGACCGAAGCCCTCAAGGAGCTCCTTGTCTTCGTCCTCAGGCGAAACCATGTCGATCTTGTAGCCGAGCTCAGCACCCAGTACTTCGAACGTTGCCTCGTCGAGCGACTCCGTTGCGGTCGCCATCTCACCGAGGTTGAAGAGAATCGTGACGAGGGTACCCGGCTGAACCGTGTAACCCGTCAGGGCCTCAATCTTGTCTGCGAAGTCAGAAATCGACGAGCCGCGACGCAGGCGGATCGTCTCGCCGTTACCGCGCGAAACGTTGACACCACCGACGAGCGGCGCATCCCGCATTTCAAACTCTTGGCGCTTTGCGCGACGCGACTTACGCTGCTTCGACTTGCCGCCACCCTTACCAAAGGCGCCAGCTGTGCCACCGCGACCACGGCCGCCGGGGCCAGGGCGACCGGCGAAGCCGCCGCCACCACCGGGACCACCGGTTCCGCCTGGACGCTGGAAACCGCCACCGCCACTACCGGGACGACCGGCACCACCAGCGCCACCAGGACGCTGCTGGAACGGTGCACCGGGACGACCGCCGCCACCACCGGGACGACCTGCGCCAGCGGGGCGCGGGGCACCCGGACGCGGGGAGCCGGGGCGCGGAGCCTGCGGACGCGGGATGTTACCCGGCGTCGGGCGCTGGCCCATGCCCTGTGCGGAAGCAAAGGGGTTGTTGCCTGGACGGGGACCAGCGGGACGCTGACCCATACCCTGCGAAGAAGCAAACGGGTTATTGCCTGGGCGTGGAGCACCACCGGGACGAGGTGCCGGTGCCGGAGCCTTCGGTGCCGGGGCACCGGGCTTCGGTGCGGGCTTCGCAGCCGTAGCGCCACCTTCGGTCGCCGGCTTTGCAGCAGGCTTAGCCGCGGGGGCTTCAGCAACAGGCGCTTCAGGCGCAGGTGCCGACTTCGGCGCGGGCTTGGGGCCAGGCTTCGGGCCAGGCTTAGCTGCGCCTGCGGCGGGCTTCGCTGCGGCGGGCTTCGCAGCCGCCGGCTTAGCCGGAGTCTTAGCGGCAGCATCAGCTGCCGGAGCGGGAGCGGCGGACGCCGCGGCGCCCTCCGCCTCGAGCGCAGCGCGAAGCTTACGCGCGACGGGGGGTTCGATCGTTGAAGAAATACTCTTCACGAACTCGCCAAGTTCTTTCAACTTGGCCAATGCATGCTTACTGTCTACTCCGAATTCGGAGGCAATTTCATGCACGCGTGGTTTGGCAGCCACTGATTCTCCTGTCTGGGTCTACCCAGGCAGGGCAGACCTATTGGCGGACGGGTCTCATTTCGAGCCGTTCACTTTGTTTCCATAGCCGTTCAGCCGTTTCTCGATGGTCTGTGTGTCGGGCGAACCCGATACTCGCAGTGCCCGCACGAACGCTTTGCGTTGGATGGCCTTGGCGAGGCATTCGGCCTCGTCATGCACCCACGATCCTCTCCCGCCCAGCGCCTTCCGCTCGTCGATGACGAGGCGGTTTTCGTGGATGGTGACCCTCAGAAGCGAGGAGCGAGAATCGTGTGATCGGCATCCGACACACGTTCGTACGGGTTCCATCTTACACCTCCCCCGCGTTTACTCGCGCGCCGCCAGCGGTGCGGCGGGGCGCGAGGCGCGGATGCGTGGGCTAGTTCTCGTCGAGAATCGAGTCCGGCTGGATGTCGATCTTGGCGCCGGTGAGCTTAGCGGCCAGACGTGCATTCTGACCTTCCTTGCCGATGGCGAGAGAAAGCTGGTAGTCCGGAACGAGGGCGCGAACGGCCTTCGTCTGTGCGTCCAGAATGAAGGCGCTCGTAACCTTGGCGGGCGAAAGCGCTTGCGCGACGAAGGCAGCAAGCTCGGGGTTGTAATCGATGATGTCGATCTTCTCGCCGGAGAGTTCTTCTGTGACGGCACGCACGCGGCGACCCATCTCACCGATGCATGCACCCTTCGCGTTGATCGACGAGTCCTTGGCGACGACGGCAATCTTGGTACGGTGGCCGGCTTCACGAGCGAGCGACACGATCTCAACGAGACCCTGCGCGATTTCCGGAACCTCGAGTGCAAAGAGCTTGCGGACGAGACCCGGGTGGGTGCGTGACACGGTGATCTGCGGACCCTTGTTGCCCTTAGAAACGCTCGTCACGTACACACGCAGGCGCGAACCGTGAGTGTATTCCTCCGTGGAGACCTGCTCTTCTGGGGGCAAGATCGCCTCGACCGTGCCGAGGTCGACGTGGATCATCTTGGGGTTCGGGCCCTGCTGAATGACACCGGCAACGATGTCACCTTCCTTGGCACGGAACTCACCGAGAACCGCGTCGTCAGCAATGTCGCGCAGACGCTGGCTGATGACCTGCTTGGCTGCGAAGGCGGCGATGCGACCGAAGTCAGCTGGCATCGTCTCTTCTTCACCAATGACCGCGCCCTCTTCGTCGGTGACAGGAATGTACACCGCGACGTGGCCGGTCTTGTGGTCAAGCGATGCGCGAGCGCCGTCGGGAAGTTCGTCGTCTGGCGACGTGTGCTTGGCGTAGGCGGTCAACACGGCCTGCTCAATAATGTGCGCAAGCTCAGCGAAGGGAATTTCCTTCTCACGCTCGATCGTGCGTAACAGCGAGAGATCAATGTCCATAACGGCCTCCGTATTTAGCTCTGGCCCTGGTGGGGGCATCGAACTATTCTAACGGATGCCTCCGCACTCGAAATCTCCACACCCTTCCCATGGCATCTCTCTGGCTCCACACGACCTCCTGGAAGGGTTAGGCACCGATAGACGGGAGCTGATTAATTGCGTTAACGAGTTGGAAGAGCGACCCGACCTTGAACTGGTTAAGTACCAGCGCGATTCGCGGCAAATCAAGCTTGTCGCGGTCTGCCTTCTCGGGAGCAAACGGTGCCACTCGGCGAATCGCACCCTCCTTGAGCAGAAACCCGAAGCGTTCGTTGAGATCGGCGATCTCCGCGTCCGTCGGTTCATGCTTCAGTCGCAACACGAGCGTGTCGCCGACCCAGCGGAGTGAGTCGTAGTTGCGCCAGAAGCCGACAATGGCAGCGTGCGCTTCTTCGACCGAATCGGTGATCAGCACGCGGTCCAGGTCGTCAGGAGAGATGACACCCGCAGGCATCATGGTGTCACGAATGTAGTGTTCGAGGTTCTTCCAGAACACTCCCCCTGGCTCATCGAGCAACACAATCGGCACGGGCTCTGCCTTACCGGTCTGCTGCAACGTGAGCAGTTCAAACATTTCGTCGAGGGTT
This window encodes:
- the infB gene encoding translation initiation factor IF-2, whose protein sequence is MHEIASEFGVDSKHALAKLKELGEFVKSISSTIEPPVARKLRAALEAEGAAASAAPAPAADAAAKTPAKPAAAKPAAAKPAAGAAKPGPKPGPKPAPKSAPAPEAPVAEAPAAKPAAKPATEGGATAAKPAPKPGAPAPKAPAPAPRPGGAPRPGNNPFASSQGMGQRPAGPRPGNNPFASAQGMGQRPTPGNIPRPQAPRPGSPRPGAPRPAGAGRPGGGGGRPGAPFQQRPGGAGGAGRPGSGGGGFQRPGGTGGPGGGGGFAGRPGPGGRGRGGTAGAFGKGGGKSKQRKSRRAKRQEFEMRDAPLVGGVNVSRGNGETIRLRRGSSISDFADKIEALTGYTVQPGTLVTILFNLGEMATATESLDEATFEVLGAELGYKIDMVSPEDEDKELLEGFGLDLDSELAEEDDEDLEIRPPVVTVMGHVDHGKTRLLDAIRQTNVVSGEAGGITQHIGAYQIWTEHEGIERAVTFIDTPGHEAFTAMRARGAQVTDIAILVVAADDGIMPQTVEALNHAQAANVPIVVAVNKIDKEEANPAKVRQQLTEYGLVAEEYGGDVIFVDVSARNNIGIQELVDAVLLTADAGLDLRANPNKDARGVAIEAKLDKGRGSVATVLIQSGTLRVGDAIVAGTAYGRVRAMIDENGEAVDEAYPSRPVQVQGLNSVPRAGDTFIVTEEDRTARQIAEKREAAARNAQLAKARKRISLEDFTRALEEGKVESLNLIIKGDVSGAVEALEESLLKIEVDNSVQLRILHRGVGAITASDVDLATIDNAIIVGFNVRPDVKARERAQREGVDIRFYSVIYSAIDDIESALKGMLKPEFEEVQSGVAEVREVFRSSKFGNIAGVIVRSGTITRNAKARVIRDGVVVADGLAIESLRRFKDDVTEVRTDFECGIGLGKHNDIQIGDEIETTEMVEKPRA
- a CDS encoding YlxR family protein translates to MEPVRTCVGCRSHDSRSSLLRVTIHENRLVIDERKALGGRGSWVHDEAECLAKAIQRKAFVRALRVSGSPDTQTIEKRLNGYGNKVNGSK
- the nusA gene encoding transcription termination factor NusA, whose product is MDIDLSLLRTIEREKEIPFAELAHIIEQAVLTAYAKHTSPDDELPDGARASLDHKTGHVAVYIPVTDEEGAVIGEEETMPADFGRIAAFAAKQVISQRLRDIADDAVLGEFRAKEGDIVAGVIQQGPNPKMIHVDLGTVEAILPPEEQVSTEEYTHGSRLRVYVTSVSKGNKGPQITVSRTHPGLVRKLFALEVPEIAQGLVEIVSLAREAGHRTKIAVVAKDSSINAKGACIGEMGRRVRAVTEELSGEKIDIIDYNPELAAFVAQALSPAKVTSAFILDAQTKAVRALVPDYQLSLAIGKEGQNARLAAKLTGAKIDIQPDSILDEN